In Candidatus Mycalebacterium zealandia, one DNA window encodes the following:
- the gyrA gene encoding DNA gyrase subunit A, translating into MAEDSSRFLPRSIEDEMKESYLSYSMSVIVGRALPDARDGMKPVHRRILYGMHEAGNAWNRPYKKSARIVGEVMGKFHPHGDSAIYDTLVRMAQDFSMRYPLVDGQGNFGSMDGDPPAAMRYTEVRLDKIAGELLDNLDKNTVDFIPNYDGGEHEPVVLPARLPNLLLNGSAGIAVGMSTNIPPHNLGELVDAIIAQIKNPDITIAQLMKHVSGPDFPTGGFIHGSAPIKQIYETGRGIIKIRAKAIIEKQKKGDKNLVVISEIPYQVNKVKLIERIAELVKDEKIKGISDIRDESDRDGIRLVVELKRGENAEVVLNQLYKNTQMDTSFGVIMLALVGNQPEVLNLKQALSQFIDHRKEVVIRRTLFDLEKAEARLHILEGLKIALDNIDAVIKLIRGSKSPNEAKDGLMAKLSLSDIQSQAILDMRLQRLTALERDKIFEEREELLKTVAELKKILASEELIFKIVSDELVELKKKYADKRRTEILENVEEISIEDLISDEDMVVTISHEGYIKTTPLSIYRSQRRGGKGKKGMTTRESDFVEDLFTASRHNYVLFFTNHGRCHWLKVYGIPEAGRTARGRAMVNLLNLSEGEQVAAVLPVRKFEEDKFILMATRRGIVKKTSLMAYSRPRSGGIIALNIKDGDELVAARITNGKSEIFLSSHDGKVIRFEEAKVRPMGRTAAGVKGLNLDTKDRLVSLEAVEDPEAQILTVTEKGFGKRTRVSSYRQTNRGGKGVKTVDITEKNGKVVGTFQVTDATQLILITTPAGKVIRVNVSEIRSTGRVAQGVRVVRLESGETIAAAARVVERDDSDEGAEESEPEQQVNGSAPPEDKEPEEN; encoded by the coding sequence ATGGCAGAAGACAGTTCGCGTTTCCTTCCCAGAAGCATCGAAGATGAGATGAAGGAGTCCTATCTTTCATACTCAATGAGTGTGATTGTGGGCAGGGCTCTTCCCGACGCCAGAGACGGAATGAAACCCGTTCACCGTCGCATTCTTTACGGAATGCACGAAGCCGGAAACGCCTGGAACAGACCTTATAAAAAGTCCGCCCGAATTGTCGGTGAGGTGATGGGTAAGTTTCATCCGCACGGAGATTCGGCGATTTACGACACGCTTGTACGAATGGCGCAGGATTTCTCAATGCGCTACCCCCTTGTTGACGGTCAGGGCAATTTCGGTTCAATGGACGGCGATCCGCCCGCGGCGATGCGCTACACCGAAGTCCGGCTGGACAAGATAGCGGGTGAACTGCTGGACAATCTTGATAAAAACACCGTTGATTTCATTCCAAACTATGACGGCGGAGAGCATGAGCCGGTTGTTCTTCCGGCGCGTCTGCCCAACCTTCTGCTGAACGGCTCGGCGGGCATAGCGGTTGGAATGTCAACAAACATCCCGCCTCACAACCTTGGAGAGCTTGTTGACGCGATTATTGCCCAGATTAAAAATCCCGACATAACGATTGCGCAACTTATGAAGCATGTTTCCGGTCCCGATTTCCCGACCGGCGGGTTTATTCACGGCAGCGCGCCCATCAAACAGATATACGAAACCGGAAGAGGAATAATCAAAATTAGGGCGAAAGCCATCATAGAGAAGCAGAAAAAAGGCGACAAAAACCTTGTTGTAATCAGTGAAATTCCGTATCAAGTCAACAAGGTCAAACTCATAGAGCGCATTGCGGAGCTTGTCAAAGATGAAAAAATCAAGGGCATAAGCGATATTCGCGACGAGTCCGACAGGGACGGAATCCGCCTTGTCGTGGAGCTCAAAAGAGGCGAAAACGCCGAAGTTGTTCTCAACCAGCTTTACAAAAACACGCAGATGGACACATCTTTCGGCGTGATTATGCTCGCGCTGGTAGGCAATCAGCCCGAAGTATTGAATCTGAAACAGGCGCTTTCGCAGTTCATAGACCACCGCAAAGAGGTGGTTATACGAAGAACCCTGTTTGATCTTGAAAAAGCCGAAGCGCGACTGCACATCCTTGAGGGATTGAAAATCGCGCTGGACAATATTGACGCGGTCATCAAACTCATACGCGGTTCCAAAAGCCCCAACGAAGCCAAAGACGGGCTTATGGCGAAGCTTTCGCTGTCTGACATTCAGTCGCAGGCGATTTTGGACATGAGGTTGCAGAGGCTTACCGCGCTTGAAAGAGACAAAATCTTTGAGGAACGTGAAGAGCTTTTAAAAACGGTTGCCGAACTCAAAAAAATCCTTGCCAGCGAGGAACTGATTTTCAAAATCGTCAGTGATGAACTGGTTGAACTGAAGAAAAAATACGCCGATAAAAGAAGAACGGAAATTCTTGAAAATGTTGAAGAGATTTCAATTGAAGATCTTATCTCGGACGAAGATATGGTCGTAACAATTTCGCATGAGGGTTACATCAAAACCACGCCTTTGAGCATTTATCGCAGTCAGCGGCGCGGCGGCAAGGGCAAAAAGGGAATGACCACCCGCGAGAGCGATTTCGTTGAAGACCTTTTTACGGCTTCAAGGCACAACTATGTTCTGTTTTTCACCAATCACGGCAGATGTCACTGGCTAAAAGTTTATGGGATTCCCGAAGCGGGGCGAACCGCGCGGGGCAGGGCGATGGTGAATCTGCTCAACCTTAGTGAGGGTGAACAAGTTGCCGCGGTGCTTCCCGTGAGAAAGTTTGAGGAAGACAAGTTTATTCTCATGGCGACCCGGCGCGGCATTGTGAAGAAAACAAGTTTGATGGCGTATTCGCGTCCGCGTTCCGGTGGAATAATCGCGCTGAACATCAAAGACGGAGACGAGCTTGTCGCGGCGCGCATAACAAACGGCAAAAGCGAGATTTTTCTCTCTTCCCACGACGGCAAAGTGATTCGTTTTGAAGAGGCGAAAGTCAGACCGATGGGAAGAACGGCGGCGGGAGTAAAGGGCTTAAACCTTGACACGAAAGACCGTCTTGTCAGTCTTGAGGCGGTTGAAGACCCCGAAGCGCAAATCCTTACGGTTACGGAGAAAGGTTTCGGCAAAAGAACCCGCGTCTCAAGCTACAGGCAGACAAATCGGGGCGGCAAGGGCGTGAAAACCGTTGATATAACCGAGAAAAACGGCAAAGTGGTCGGCACTTTTCAAGTAACGGACGCCACTCAACTTATCCTCATTACCACCCCCGCCGGCAAGGTCATCAGGGTGAATGTGAGCGAAATCAGAAGCACCGGACGCGTCGCGCAGGGCGTGCGGGTGGTGCGTCTTGAATCCGGTGAAACCATAGCGGCGGCGGCAAGGGTTGTTGAAAGAGATGATTCAGATGAGGGGGCGGAAGAATCCGAACCCGAACAGCAGGTGAATGGTTCAGCGCCTCCCGAAGACAAAGAGCCCGAAGAAAACTAG
- the rsmD gene encoding 16S rRNA (guanine(966)-N(2))-methyltransferase RsmD, which produces MPRLINYPSLFKLCRRFGIICAAMRVITGSAKGRKIKTAQKGVRPMAARVKKSVFDRLGDIAGEKVLDVFAGSGALGLEALSRGADSAVFVEKSSNVADIIAENIKQCGFESQCELIRSDYRKAAERLLSVGKRFDLIFIAPPYALFQKVSNRNLTDCFSPLLSENGRIVIEYETGAVAESENGAENRLTKKYGGTTVSILSPTSS; this is translated from the coding sequence ATGCCGCGCTTAATCAATTACCCCTCCCTCTTCAAACTTTGCCGCCGTTTCGGTATCATTTGTGCCGCTATGAGAGTAATCACCGGCTCGGCGAAGGGCAGAAAGATTAAGACCGCGCAAAAAGGCGTACGCCCGATGGCGGCACGCGTCAAAAAATCGGTGTTTGACCGGCTTGGCGACATCGCGGGCGAAAAAGTGCTGGACGTTTTCGCGGGCTCCGGCGCGCTGGGATTGGAAGCGCTCAGCAGAGGCGCGGACTCCGCCGTGTTTGTTGAAAAAAGCTCCAACGTTGCGGACATCATTGCCGAAAACATCAAGCAGTGCGGATTTGAAAGTCAATGCGAACTGATTCGCTCGGACTACCGCAAGGCGGCTGAACGGCTGCTTTCGGTGGGAAAAAGGTTCGACCTTATATTCATCGCGCCGCCTTATGCGCTTTTCCAAAAGGTTTCGAACAGGAATTTAACCGATTGTTTTTCTCCCTTGCTATCGGAAAACGGCAGAATTGTAATAGAGTATGAGACCGGAGCCGTGGCGGAGAGTGAAAACGGCGCGGAAAACCGCCTGACGAAAAAGTATGGCGGAACAACCGTCAGCATACTTTCTCCCACAAGCTCGTAG
- the coaD gene encoding pantetheine-phosphate adenylyltransferase, with protein sequence MKRTAIYPGSFDPLTLGHINIIERGAEVFDELTVAVAETISKSAAFSAKQRVEMVAEAVKGEKNVKVESFDGLLMYYATQKGVKTILRGMRSVSDFEYELRMATANKALNPEIETVFMVTDAKHSHISSSLIKEIVTLGGSAAGLVPDFVEKRLREKLLGE encoded by the coding sequence ATGAAAAGAACGGCGATATATCCGGGATCTTTTGACCCTCTCACTCTGGGACACATAAACATTATTGAGCGCGGAGCGGAGGTTTTTGACGAACTTACGGTCGCGGTGGCGGAAACAATTTCAAAAAGCGCGGCTTTTTCCGCAAAACAGAGAGTGGAGATGGTTGCTGAAGCGGTCAAGGGCGAAAAGAACGTCAAAGTGGAAAGTTTTGACGGTTTGCTCATGTACTACGCCACGCAAAAGGGAGTGAAAACAATTCTGCGGGGAATGAGAAGCGTTTCGGACTTTGAATACGAACTCCGAATGGCAACCGCGAACAAAGCGCTAAACCCGGAAATTGAAACTGTTTTCATGGTTACGGACGCGAAACATTCCCACATCAGTTCATCGCTGATAAAAGAGATTGTAACTCTTGGCGGCTCGGCGGCGGGGCTGGTTCCGGATTTTGTGGAAAAACGATTACGCGAAAAACTGCTTGGGGAATAG
- a CDS encoding aminotransferase class I/II-fold pyridoxal phosphate-dependent enzyme has product MEISKRAAEIKQSATLAITAKVKELRAEGVDVIGFGAGEPDFDTPSDIKEAGIESIRNGFTKYTPVGGIPELKNAITARIKEDYGIEYAQDEVMVSCGAKHTLYNIAQAVLNSGDEVIVPSPYWVSYPAQIALAGSKAVIAETTLKDGFKLTPAVLKKKISRKTRALILNYPSNPTGSTYDENEIKALVDAAVEDEIFIISDEIYDKILYGGTTHTPVASLGEEARENSILVNGVSKTYSMTGWRIGYAAGGRDVIAAMSRIQGQCTSNPPSMAQMAAVEALSGEQEVVERRGEEFERRKDFIVSRVREIGFECLDPQGAFYIFPSIEKFIGMKFGDREMENSLDFTDFLLSQAKVAVVPGIEFGMENHIRISYATSMENIEEGMNRVEKALSLLSS; this is encoded by the coding sequence ATAGAAATTTCCAAAAGAGCGGCGGAGATCAAACAGTCCGCGACTCTGGCAATTACGGCAAAAGTTAAAGAACTCAGAGCCGAAGGGGTGGACGTTATCGGGTTCGGCGCGGGAGAGCCGGACTTTGACACGCCATCGGACATAAAGGAAGCGGGCATTGAGTCCATACGGAACGGGTTTACAAAATACACTCCGGTCGGCGGAATACCGGAACTCAAAAACGCAATAACCGCAAGAATCAAAGAAGATTATGGAATTGAATACGCGCAGGACGAAGTTATGGTTTCGTGCGGCGCGAAACACACGCTTTACAACATAGCGCAGGCGGTTCTCAACTCCGGAGACGAGGTGATTGTTCCATCTCCATACTGGGTTTCATATCCGGCGCAAATCGCGCTCGCGGGGTCAAAAGCCGTTATCGCGGAGACAACCCTCAAAGACGGCTTCAAACTCACGCCCGCCGTGCTGAAAAAGAAAATCTCGCGCAAAACCCGCGCGCTGATTTTGAACTATCCGTCAAACCCCACGGGCTCCACTTATGACGAAAATGAGATTAAGGCGCTTGTGGACGCAGCGGTGGAAGACGAAATTTTCATCATTTCGGACGAAATTTACGACAAGATCCTTTACGGCGGAACAACCCACACGCCGGTTGCGTCTCTGGGAGAGGAAGCCAGAGAAAACTCCATTCTGGTAAACGGCGTGTCCAAAACCTATTCCATGACGGGGTGGCGAATCGGATACGCGGCGGGCGGCAGAGACGTTATCGCGGCAATGTCGCGAATACAGGGTCAGTGCACGTCAAACCCTCCGTCAATGGCGCAAATGGCGGCGGTTGAAGCGCTTTCGGGCGAACAGGAAGTTGTGGAGCGGCGCGGCGAAGAATTTGAGCGCAGAAAAGACTTCATCGTCTCAAGAGTGCGGGAAATCGGATTTGAGTGCCTTGACCCTCAGGGAGCGTTCTATATTTTCCCCTCCATTGAAAAATTCATCGGCATGAAATTCGGCGACAGGGAAATGGAAAACAGTCTGGACTTTACTGATTTTCTGCTGAGTCAGGCGAAAGTGGCGGTTGTTCCCGGCATAGAGTTCGGAATGGAAAACCACATCAGAATTTCCTACGCAACCTCAATGGAAAACATTGAGGAGGGAATGAACAGAGTGGAAAAAGCCCTTTCCCTCCTTTCTTCTTAA